One Streptomyces sp. CNQ-509 DNA window includes the following coding sequences:
- the rpsD gene encoding 30S ribosomal protein S4 yields MARYTGADCKRCRREKQKLFLKGAKCESAKCPIEIRPYPPGEHGRGRTKDSEYLLQKREKQKCARIYGVLEKQFRGYYNEANRQSGKTGENLLRILETRLDNVVYRAGFAKSRDHARQLVRHGHITVNGRKTDIPSARVVPSDIIEVRESSRNLTPFAVAQAEAGDRTVPAWLEAIPSKLRILVHSLPERQVIDTQVQEQLIVELYSK; encoded by the coding sequence ATGGCGCGTTACACCGGGGCCGACTGCAAGCGTTGCCGTCGGGAGAAGCAGAAGCTCTTCCTCAAGGGAGCCAAGTGCGAGAGCGCTAAGTGCCCGATCGAGATCCGTCCTTACCCCCCGGGTGAGCACGGGCGCGGGCGCACCAAGGACAGCGAGTACCTGCTGCAGAAGCGCGAGAAGCAGAAGTGCGCGCGCATCTACGGGGTGCTGGAGAAGCAGTTCCGCGGTTACTACAACGAGGCGAACCGGCAGTCCGGCAAGACCGGCGAGAACCTGCTGCGCATCCTCGAGACGCGGCTGGACAACGTGGTCTACCGGGCCGGCTTCGCCAAGTCCCGCGACCACGCCCGCCAGCTCGTCCGGCACGGCCACATCACGGTCAACGGGCGCAAGACCGACATTCCGTCGGCCCGCGTCGTGCCGAGCGACATCATCGAGGTCCGCGAGTCCTCCAGGAACCTGACCCCCTTCGCGGTGGCGCAGGCGGAGGCCGGTGACAGGACCGTCCCGGCCTGGCTGGAGGCGATCCCGTCGAAGCTGCGGATCCTCGTGCACAGCCTGCCCGAGCGCCAGGTGATCGACACCCAGGTGCAGGAGCAGCTCATCGTCGAGCTCTACTCGAAGTAA